From Leishmania donovani BPK282A1 complete genome, chromosome 34, the proteins below share one genomic window:
- a CDS encoding ribosomal protein l35a, putative: MTTSKVHSQRSKKLHQLSAKTSRVNRNRKAPRLYMKGTLAGYTRGLHGQTKQTALVRVENVNTREDATWYVGKRVCYVYHGKKVKRCVRWSKAPARRSTTRALWGRVTRPHGNAGMMRVKFNGASVPASAIGRRIRVYLYPSQI; the protein is encoded by the coding sequence ATGACTACCTCGAAGGTCCAttcgcagcgcagcaagaAGCTGCACCAGCTGTCTGCCAAGACGAGCAGGGTGAACCGCAACCGCAAGGCACCTCGTCTTTACATGAAGGGCACGCTCGCCGGCTACACGCGTGGCCTGCATGGTCAGACCAAGCAAACTGCACTGGTCCGCGTTGAGAACGTCAACACCCGCGAGGACGCCACGTGGTATGTGGGCAAGCGCGTCTGCTACGTCTACCACGGCAAGAAGGTGAagcggtgtgtgcgctggAGCAAGGCGcccgcgcgccgcagcaccactcGTGCCTTGTGGGGTCGCGTGACACGCCCGCACGGTAACGCCGGTATGATGCGCGTCAAGTTCAACGGCGCGTCTGTGCCGGCGTCCGCCATTGGCCGCCGCATCCGTGTGTACCTGTACCCGAGCCAGATCTAG